One genomic window of Penaeus chinensis breed Huanghai No. 1 chromosome 35, ASM1920278v2, whole genome shotgun sequence includes the following:
- the LOC125044456 gene encoding brain protein I3-like, with amino-acid sequence MDNLAFELQVGDESDGLPPPPPDPSPLPAAPSVTSPVVTITPGQCPGCRVGRLQKEYTRTGIALAFGCFPCGIACCHFMRKSRCNVCKALF; translated from the exons ATGGATAACCTCGCCTTTGAACTTCAAGTGGGTGATGAATCAG ACggactgcctccccctccccctgacccttcccccctccccgcagCGCCGTCCGTGACAAGTCCAGTAGTGACAATCACCCCGGGACAATGCCCAGGGTGTAGG GTCGGTCGGTTACAAAAGGAATACACCAGAACCGGGATCGCGCTGGCATTTGGCTGCTTCCCCTGTGGCATTGCCTGTTGCCACTTCATGAGGAAGAGCCGCTGTAATGTGTGCAAAGCTCTCTTTTAA